Proteins encoded by one window of Gemmatimonas aurantiaca:
- a CDS encoding UDP binding domain-containing protein, which yields IDAAATKPFGFMKFTPGPGIGGHCIPLDPHYLAWKMRTLNYKTRFIDLASEINSHMPEWVVQKVADALNEVRKAVRGSRVLVLGVAYKRDIDDVRESPALDVIRLLEERGAHVEYHDPFVHEFREEGHTRKGVDLSDEMLQWADAIVVVTDHKQLDYQRVVDQAALLVDTRNVTASLRPGRARIVPLASGFRSAGGMA from the coding sequence GATCGACGCGGCGGCGACGAAGCCGTTCGGGTTCATGAAGTTCACGCCGGGGCCGGGGATCGGGGGGCACTGCATCCCGCTGGACCCGCACTACCTGGCGTGGAAGATGCGGACGTTGAACTACAAGACGCGGTTCATCGACCTGGCGAGCGAGATCAACTCCCACATGCCCGAGTGGGTGGTGCAGAAGGTGGCCGATGCGCTGAACGAGGTGCGGAAAGCGGTGCGCGGCAGCCGGGTGCTGGTGCTGGGGGTGGCATACAAGCGGGACATCGACGATGTGCGGGAGAGTCCGGCACTGGATGTGATCCGTCTGCTGGAGGAGCGAGGGGCGCATGTGGAGTATCACGACCCGTTCGTGCACGAATTCCGGGAAGAGGGGCACACCCGCAAGGGGGTCGATCTCAGTGACGAGATGCTGCAGTGGGCGGATGCCATCGTCGTGGTGACCGACCACAAGCAGCTCGATTATCAGCGGGTGGTGGATCAGGCGGCGTTGCTCGTGGACACGCGCAACGTGACGGCATCGCTGCGCCCGGGACGCGCCCGGATCGTGCCGCTGGCGTCGGGGTTCCGTTCGGCTGGAGGCATGGCGTGA
- the bamD gene encoding outer membrane protein assembly factor BamD — protein MRYVPSRLEWRLMLLLSVAAAVAGCSKGFKPQDFATPEALFKASLQEFERKKWDNAQVGFERLTNDLSSRDPLLAPAYFYLALTHERKQEYLLAAQAFERVTDGFPDDTLAPTAMLGSGRSYQSIWRRPSLDPEQGQKAASVLRALLSSYPDSKEVEEAKQRIATLEEWFAQKDYETGVHYIRVRRAIDPAIIYFKDVVTTYPATKAARLSWLRLHELYTKIRWKEDAAETCTAMWKAYPGDADVRAACGVQPADTAAAPPAPRDTIALAPLPTRSPVVYARPAPVGRG, from the coding sequence ATGAGATACGTCCCATCCCGCCTGGAATGGCGGCTGATGCTGCTGTTGAGCGTGGCCGCTGCGGTGGCCGGCTGTTCGAAGGGCTTCAAGCCGCAGGACTTCGCGACGCCGGAGGCCCTGTTCAAGGCCTCCCTGCAGGAGTTCGAGCGCAAGAAGTGGGACAACGCGCAGGTGGGCTTCGAACGGCTGACGAACGATCTCTCGTCGCGCGATCCCCTGCTGGCTCCGGCGTATTTTTATCTCGCGCTGACCCACGAGCGGAAGCAGGAGTATCTGCTGGCGGCGCAGGCGTTCGAGCGGGTCACGGATGGTTTTCCCGACGACACGCTGGCCCCCACGGCCATGCTGGGCAGTGGGCGTTCGTACCAGAGCATCTGGCGGCGCCCGTCGCTCGATCCGGAGCAGGGGCAGAAGGCGGCGTCGGTGTTGCGGGCGCTGCTCTCGTCGTACCCCGACTCCAAGGAAGTCGAGGAAGCGAAGCAGCGCATCGCCACGCTCGAAGAGTGGTTCGCTCAGAAGGATTACGAGACGGGCGTGCACTACATCCGTGTGCGTCGCGCCATCGATCCGGCGATCATCTATTTCAAGGACGTCGTCACGACGTACCCGGCCACGAAGGCGGCACGCCTGTCGTGGCTGCGGTTGCACGAGCTCTACACGAAGATCCGCTGGAAGGAAGACGCGGCGGAGACGTGTACGGCCATGTGGAAGGCCTACCCGGGCGACGCCGATGTCCGGGCGGCCTGTGGTGTGCAGCCCGCGGATACGGCCGCGGCCCCTCCGGCACCGCGCGACACGATTGCGCTCGCGCCGCTGCCGACCCGATCCCCTGTGGTGTACGCGCGCCCCGCGCCAGTCGGGCGCGGCTGA
- the nadD gene encoding nicotinate (nicotinamide) nucleotide adenylyltransferase encodes MRLGLFGGSFDPPHVGHLLVAQDALAALHLDHLLVIPAAQQPLKDHHGTSAVHRLAMVQACFAGIPGIEVDPVEIERGGLSYMVDTVEAVHRRWPAAVLHLLVGRDVVPTLPRWHDVDRLLRLVRLVVLTRETAPDGRPLPIDGESDGGVVAEYLATRRVDISSTEIRSRVRDGRSIRGFVPDAVATYIASTGLYLEHPRESIDAERIVRA; translated from the coding sequence GTGCGACTGGGCCTTTTCGGCGGCAGTTTCGATCCGCCGCACGTTGGCCATCTGCTGGTCGCACAGGACGCCCTCGCGGCGCTCCACCTCGACCACCTGCTCGTGATCCCGGCGGCGCAACAGCCGCTCAAGGATCACCATGGCACCTCGGCCGTTCACCGGCTGGCCATGGTGCAGGCGTGTTTTGCCGGGATCCCTGGCATCGAGGTGGACCCGGTCGAAATCGAGCGGGGCGGGTTATCTTACATGGTTGACACCGTGGAGGCTGTCCACCGGCGCTGGCCGGCGGCAGTGCTCCATCTCCTGGTTGGTCGCGATGTGGTTCCCACATTGCCACGCTGGCACGACGTGGATCGCCTGTTGCGGTTGGTCCGTCTGGTCGTGCTCACGCGTGAGACGGCGCCGGATGGACGGCCGCTGCCGATCGACGGGGAGAGCGACGGCGGTGTGGTCGCTGAATACCTGGCCACCCGACGGGTGGACATTTCGTCAACCGAAATCCGGTCGCGGGTCCGGGACGGTCGCTCCATACGGGGCTTCGTTCCCGATGCCGTGGCGACCTACATCGCATCCACAGGGTTGTATCTCGAGCATCCCCGGGAATCGATCGACGCGGAGCGCATCGTGCGCGCCTGA
- the secA gene encoding preprotein translocase subunit SecA, whose product MLKGLIGKVFGTRHERERKRVQPILAEIHEIERRLSSLSDEEIQGQTAKFRGILAERTGPIEARIAELKAAKHATADSAERDRLDTELQGVDGRGGAEAELRTAIAETLDDLLPEAFATVREAARRLKGTTVMVTGHELTWDMVPYDVQLIGGIQLHLGRIAEMATGEGKTLVATLPMYLNALPGRGAHLVTVNNYLARRDSQWMGHLYGWLGLTVGCLDDTEPGSWERRAVYAADITYGTNNEFGFDYLRDNMVVSLDQRVQRPHVFAIIDEVDSILIDEARTPLIISGPVGNESDGQYAEFNTAVERLVRRQSDLVNALVAEGERQLEAGDQQAAGLQFYKAQLGGPKNKRLMKVMQEQGVKQLVQRIELDVIADRKLPASKRNFRSLEDDLLYVLDEKGHTVHLTEQGLDWLSPDHPDTFVLPDISVLIGQIDKDHALSPTERLERRGLVEREYATKSERLNIIHQLLRAHALYERDVNYVVQEGQVLIVDEFTGRTMPGRRWSEGLHQAVEAKERVQVKGETQTLATITIQNYFRMYEKLAGMTGTAETEEGEFHQIYGLEVSVIPTNRPIQREDRQDLVFKTRREKYNAIVDETKRLHELQFPVLVGTASVEASETLSRLFARAGLKHNVLNAKYHQREAEIVAEAGRAGGITIATNMAGRGTDIKLGEGTREARPSRVHDADGKEVDVEEIGGLHIIGSERHESRRIDRQLRGRSGRQGDPGASQFFLSLEDDLMRLFGSERIARLMDRMGAQDGEVLTHPLITRSIEQAQKRVELQNFQSRKRLLEYDDVMNQQREVIYSLRAFALEGGEELKGEAIKMLDRGVQRRVEQALATFDKPEEWDFEYVQQDLLMHYMLQVPGFVQHDRPTSLEEAQAQAVDAVHEAFALKIESLDQVTDENGVGFSGRLLSLVMLSVIDEKWKDHLYDLDQLRASIHYRSWGQKDPLVEYKQEAYTMFVDLMHDVAHTFTERFLKAQLVFEQAPVETFEPVPSEAARLESARPTKRYNALGILEDVPPEELLAGDAAGEIVDAIDEVDVREGDAGADASRTVARGTPAVVGAGSVRTLEAGGGALPPGWENTPRNNACPCGSGKKFKKCHGANL is encoded by the coding sequence ATGCTGAAGGGCTTGATCGGTAAAGTGTTCGGAACGCGCCACGAGCGTGAGCGCAAGCGCGTCCAACCCATCCTCGCCGAGATCCACGAGATCGAACGGCGTCTGTCCTCGTTGTCCGACGAGGAGATCCAGGGACAGACGGCGAAGTTCCGCGGCATCCTCGCGGAACGTACCGGCCCCATCGAGGCGCGTATCGCCGAACTGAAGGCGGCCAAACACGCCACCGCCGACAGCGCGGAACGTGACCGCCTGGATACCGAACTGCAGGGCGTCGATGGACGGGGCGGCGCCGAAGCGGAGTTGCGGACGGCCATCGCCGAAACGCTCGACGATCTGCTGCCGGAGGCGTTCGCCACCGTGCGGGAAGCGGCGCGGCGTCTCAAGGGCACGACGGTCATGGTCACCGGTCATGAACTGACCTGGGACATGGTCCCGTACGACGTGCAGCTCATCGGCGGGATCCAGTTGCACCTGGGTCGCATCGCGGAAATGGCCACGGGCGAAGGCAAGACGCTCGTCGCCACGTTGCCCATGTACCTCAACGCCCTGCCCGGGCGCGGGGCACATCTGGTCACGGTCAACAACTACCTCGCCCGCCGCGACTCGCAGTGGATGGGGCATCTGTACGGATGGCTCGGTCTCACCGTCGGCTGTCTCGACGACACCGAACCGGGATCGTGGGAACGGCGCGCCGTGTACGCGGCCGACATCACCTACGGCACCAACAACGAGTTCGGCTTCGACTACCTGCGCGACAACATGGTGGTCTCGCTCGACCAGCGGGTGCAGCGTCCGCACGTGTTCGCGATCATCGACGAAGTGGACTCCATCCTCATCGACGAAGCGCGGACGCCGCTCATCATCTCGGGACCGGTGGGGAACGAGAGCGACGGGCAGTACGCGGAGTTCAACACGGCCGTGGAACGCCTGGTGCGTCGCCAGTCCGATCTCGTGAACGCGCTTGTGGCCGAAGGGGAACGTCAGCTCGAAGCCGGTGACCAGCAGGCCGCGGGGCTGCAGTTCTACAAGGCGCAACTCGGCGGGCCGAAGAACAAGCGCCTCATGAAGGTGATGCAGGAGCAGGGCGTCAAGCAGCTCGTGCAGCGCATCGAACTCGATGTGATCGCCGACCGCAAGCTGCCGGCTTCCAAGCGGAACTTCCGCTCGCTCGAGGACGATCTGCTGTACGTGCTCGACGAGAAGGGACACACGGTGCACCTCACCGAGCAGGGACTCGATTGGCTTTCGCCGGATCATCCCGACACGTTCGTGCTGCCGGACATCTCGGTGCTCATCGGTCAGATCGACAAGGATCATGCGCTGAGTCCCACGGAACGGCTCGAACGGCGCGGCCTGGTGGAGCGGGAATACGCCACGAAGAGCGAGCGGCTCAACATCATCCATCAGCTCCTGCGCGCCCATGCGCTGTACGAGCGCGACGTGAACTACGTCGTGCAGGAAGGGCAGGTGCTGATCGTCGACGAGTTCACCGGCCGTACCATGCCGGGCCGTCGCTGGAGCGAGGGGCTGCATCAGGCGGTCGAAGCCAAGGAACGGGTGCAGGTGAAAGGTGAGACGCAGACGCTCGCCACGATCACCATCCAGAACTACTTCCGCATGTACGAGAAGCTGGCCGGCATGACCGGTACGGCCGAAACGGAAGAAGGCGAGTTCCACCAGATCTACGGACTCGAAGTGTCGGTGATTCCGACCAACCGGCCCATCCAGCGTGAGGACCGTCAGGATCTGGTGTTCAAGACGCGGCGCGAGAAGTACAACGCGATCGTCGACGAAACGAAGCGGCTGCACGAGCTGCAGTTCCCGGTGCTCGTGGGTACGGCCAGTGTCGAAGCGTCGGAAACGCTGTCGCGTCTTTTTGCGCGGGCGGGGCTCAAGCACAACGTGCTCAACGCCAAGTATCACCAGCGTGAAGCCGAGATCGTGGCCGAGGCGGGGCGTGCGGGCGGCATCACGATCGCGACGAACATGGCCGGCCGTGGCACCGACATCAAGCTGGGCGAGGGCACGCGCGAGGCGCGTCCGTCCCGCGTGCACGATGCCGACGGCAAGGAAGTCGATGTCGAGGAGATCGGCGGTCTCCACATCATCGGCTCGGAGCGCCACGAATCGCGTCGCATCGACCGCCAGTTGCGCGGTCGCTCGGGCCGTCAGGGCGATCCGGGCGCGTCGCAGTTCTTCCTGTCGCTCGAAGACGATCTCATGCGGCTGTTCGGCTCGGAGCGCATCGCGCGCCTGATGGACCGCATGGGCGCGCAGGATGGCGAGGTGCTCACGCATCCGCTCATCACGCGGTCCATCGAACAGGCGCAGAAGCGTGTCGAACTCCAGAACTTCCAGTCACGCAAGCGGCTGCTGGAGTACGACGACGTCATGAACCAGCAGCGGGAAGTGATCTACTCGCTGCGGGCGTTCGCGCTGGAAGGCGGCGAGGAGCTCAAGGGCGAAGCCATCAAGATGCTCGACCGTGGCGTGCAGCGTCGGGTGGAGCAGGCGCTGGCCACGTTCGACAAGCCGGAAGAGTGGGATTTCGAGTACGTGCAGCAGGATCTCCTGATGCACTACATGCTGCAGGTGCCGGGCTTCGTGCAGCACGATCGTCCCACCTCGCTGGAAGAGGCGCAGGCGCAGGCCGTGGATGCCGTGCACGAGGCGTTCGCGCTGAAGATCGAGAGTCTCGATCAGGTGACCGACGAGAACGGCGTGGGTTTCTCCGGCCGTTTGCTGTCGCTGGTGATGCTGAGCGTGATCGACGAGAAGTGGAAGGACCATCTCTACGATCTCGATCAGCTCCGGGCGTCCATCCACTATCGGTCATGGGGACAGAAGGATCCGCTCGTCGAGTACAAGCAGGAGGCGTACACGATGTTCGTGGATCTGATGCACGACGTCGCGCACACGTTCACGGAGCGGTTCCTCAAGGCGCAGCTCGTGTTCGAGCAGGCGCCGGTGGAGACGTTCGAACCCGTGCCCAGCGAGGCGGCCCGCCTGGAAAGCGCGCGACCCACGAAGCGCTACAACGCGCTGGGTATTCTCGAAGACGTGCCGCCCGAGGAGTTGCTGGCGGGCGATGCGGCCGGCGAGATCGTCGACGCCATCGACGAGGTGGATGTCCGCGAAGGCGATGCCGGTGCCGATGCGTCGCGTACGGTGGCGCGCGGTACACCCGCGGTGGTGGGCGCCGGCTCGGTGCGGACGCTCGAAGCCGGCGGTGGGGCACTGCCGCCCGGTTGGGAGAACACACCGCGTAACAACGCCTGCCCCTGTGGATCGGGGAAGAAGTTCAAGAAGTGTCACGGGGCGAATCTCTGA
- a CDS encoding cation diffusion facilitator family transporter: protein MASSSHSHSHDREQDPDHDHEPGQEHAHTHGPGGHHHAPASFGRAFAIGTALNLAYIVLEAGYGLHTGSMALLADAGHNLSDVLGLLLAWGGATLAQRAATPRRTYGLRSSTILAALGNAIALLLAIGAIGWEAVGRFSRPEPVAGGVIAWVAAAGIVVNAFTAWLFAGGRHDDLNVRGAYLHMLADAAVSAGVVVAGIIISFTGWLWLDPTISLIVVALIAIGTWGLLRESVDLALHAVPAHVDPEAVRAYLLALPGVTEVHDLHIWGMSTTDTALTAHLTRPGPGLDTDALLADVAHDLRDQFGIRHPTIQIERGDGTHRCHNCPEMIRDTPPLMNRS from the coding sequence ATGGCGTCGTCCTCCCATTCGCACAGCCATGATCGTGAACAGGACCCTGATCACGATCATGAACCCGGGCAGGAGCATGCACACACGCATGGACCGGGAGGGCATCACCACGCCCCGGCCTCATTCGGTCGTGCTTTCGCCATCGGCACGGCGCTCAATCTCGCCTACATCGTCCTCGAAGCCGGATACGGACTGCACACCGGCTCCATGGCACTGCTGGCCGACGCCGGACACAATCTGAGCGATGTCCTGGGGCTGCTGCTCGCGTGGGGCGGCGCCACGCTGGCGCAGCGGGCCGCGACACCCCGCCGCACGTATGGACTCCGGAGCTCCACCATCCTCGCCGCCCTGGGCAACGCCATTGCACTGCTCCTGGCTATCGGCGCGATCGGCTGGGAAGCCGTCGGTCGTTTCTCGCGTCCGGAGCCCGTCGCCGGTGGGGTCATCGCCTGGGTCGCCGCCGCCGGCATCGTCGTGAATGCCTTCACCGCCTGGCTCTTCGCCGGCGGACGACACGACGATCTCAACGTGCGGGGCGCGTATCTCCACATGCTCGCCGACGCCGCCGTTTCGGCCGGTGTCGTCGTGGCCGGGATCATCATCAGCTTCACCGGCTGGCTATGGCTCGATCCGACCATCAGCCTCATCGTCGTCGCATTGATTGCCATTGGCACCTGGGGATTGCTGCGCGAATCGGTGGACCTCGCCCTCCACGCCGTTCCGGCGCACGTCGATCCGGAAGCGGTACGGGCCTATCTGCTCGCCCTCCCCGGTGTGACGGAGGTGCATGATCTCCATATCTGGGGCATGAGCACCACCGACACGGCACTCACCGCGCACCTCACGCGCCCGGGGCCCGGACTCGACACCGATGCCCTGCTGGCCGATGTCGCTCACGATCTGCGCGATCAGTTCGGCATCAGACATCCCACGATCCAGATCGAGCGGGGGGATGGAACACACCGCTGTCACAATTGTCCGGAGATGATCCGGGATACTCCGCCACTGATGAATCGGTCGTAG